The genomic window CCTATTTCGCTCCTTCGGAGCTCCCGCAGCCACCTACAATTCCGGCCCACACCCGGCGCCGAACTTGACAGCGGGCGGCTCGATGCGTATGAATAGGGCAGTGACACCCCCGCGCCAGCGCGGAATCCGTGCAAGCGAAAGGAGGCTGGAATGCCCCACACTGAAGCTCTGGGATCGAACTCAAGGCCGGCCCGCCGCCTGGGCCGCCGCGAGTTCCTCACCTCGGCCGGCCTCGCCGGCGCGGCCCTGGCGCTCGTGCGCCCGAGCGCGCTGGGCAAGGACGGCGCCGTGCCGCCCAGCGAGCGGATCATCATGGGCGGCATCGGCCTGCGCGGCCGCGGCATGGGCGACCTCGGCTGGATGCTCCCTGAGAAAGACGTCCAGTTCGTCGCCATCTGCGACGCGCAGCGCTCCGCCCGCGAAAACTGCAAGAAGTTCGTAGACCAGCGCTATGGCAACACCGACTGCAAGACCTACCCGGAGGTCAACGAGTTCCTGGCCGAGCGCACCGACATTGACGGCATCCTCATGGCCACGGGCGACCGCTGGCACGCCCTGATGTCCATCCTCGCCATGCGCGCGGGCAAGGACGTCTACACCGAGAAGCCCTCGGCCATGACCATCGCCGAGGGCCGCGCCGTGGTCGAAACCGCCCGGCGCACCGGCCGCGTCTACCAGACCGGCACCCAGCGCCTCAGCGAGGGCAACCACGTCTTCTGCATCGAGATGGCCCGCACCGGCCGCCTCGGCAAGGTCCACACCGCCTACGCCCACATCGCCCCGTGGGACGACGCCTACATGAAGCACGACTGGCTGCCCGCCGAGCCCGAGCCGCCGAAGGACGAGGTGGACTGGGACGCCTGGCTCGGCCCCTGCCCCTGGCGCCCATTCAACTCGGCCTACATCCGCGGCGGCTGGCGCGGCCACTACGACTTCCACACCAGTTGCATCGGCGAGTGGGGCGCCCACACCTTCGCCCAGGCCCAGGCCGGCCTCGACATGCTCCACACCTCGCCCGTCGAATACGAATACATCA from Planctomycetota bacterium includes these protein-coding regions:
- a CDS encoding Gfo/Idh/MocA family oxidoreductase — translated: MPHTEALGSNSRPARRLGRREFLTSAGLAGAALALVRPSALGKDGAVPPSERIIMGGIGLRGRGMGDLGWMLPEKDVQFVAICDAQRSARENCKKFVDQRYGNTDCKTYPEVNEFLAERTDIDGILMATGDRWHALMSILAMRAGKDVYTEKPSAMTIAEGRAVVETARRTGRVYQTGTQRLSEGNHVFCIEMARTGRLGKVHTAYAHIAPWDDAYMKHDWLPAEPEPPKDEVDWDAWLGPCPWRPFNSAYIRGGWRGHYDFHTSCIGEWGAHTFAQAQAGLDMLHTSPVEYEYINNSTGDGMVTHFANGVRLILSRGDRYWHGSCGERFDGEKGWVAAADGYSKPDVSSPALLADFRKVVGDYMERTQRPMNHMRNFLDCIKSRRPTVADPEVMHRSMTTVHCANICMWLRRNLKYDPAKEEFVNDDEANRLRSRAMRAPYVI